From the Candidatus Methylomirabilota bacterium genome, the window CTTGCGCATGATCGTCCGCCGCCCCTATGCCGAGACCGCGCCCAGCGTCTATGACTACCCGTTGTCCTCGCGCTTCGACGAGACCGACGCGCTCGTGGTCTTCGACCGCGTGTTCGTGCCGTGGGAGCGCGTGTTCGTGTACAAGAACACCGCGCTCACCCGCGCCCAGTTCTACGAGACGCCCGCGCACGTGCTCGGCAATCACCAGGCGCAGATCCGCTTCGCCAGCAAGGCGCAGTTCCTGGCCGGCCTCGCCCTTCGTATCGCCGAGTCCATCGGCGTGGACAAGACCCCGCAGACCCAGACCATGCTGGGCGAGCTGGCAAGCTACTGCGCCATGTCGGCCGGGCTCGTCCTGGCCTCGGAGGCCGAGTGCGTCAGAGATCCTCGCGGCTTCGTCTCGCCGAGCCCGACCTATCTCTACGCGAACAACTGGCTCCAGGCGACGTACTACCAGACCATGCTGACCTATCTGAGAGAGCTGGCGGGCAGCGGGCTCCTCCAGGTGCCGGCCTCGTACAAGGATTACCTCAACCCGGAGATCGCCGGCGACCTCGAGCGCTACGTCCGCTCACCCGGGCTCAAATCCGTCGAGCGGACCAAGCTCTACAAGCTCGCCTGGGATCTCGTCGGCTCGGAGTTCGCGGGACGCCACCAGCAGTACGAGCTCTTCTACGCCGGGGCGCGCGGGCAGACGACGTCTATCCGGGCCTATCGCGCCTTCGACTTCGGCGCGGCGCGCGCCATGGTCGAGCGCTGCCTGGCGGGCTATGACCTGCCCGCCGCGCCGCCCGGCGACTGATCCGCGCCACCGCCATGATCAAGGACCGGCTCCTCGACGAGCTCAAGGCGAGGCAGGCAGATCTCTACGCCCTCTGCTCACGGCTGGTCCAGATTCCCAGCGAAAATCCGCCCGGCGATACCACCAAGCTCGCGGCCTTCATCCGCGACTACCTCGTCTCGCGCGGCATCGAGCCCGAGTGGCACGAGCCCATGGCGGGCCGACCCAATCTGGTGGCCAGCCTGGGGAGCGGCGGCCCCCGCGTCGTCCTGGCCGGCCATCTCGACGAGTTCCCGGCGGGGCAAGGATGGACCCGCCCGCCCTTCTCGGGCGCCGTCGAAGACGGACGGATCTGGGGACGCGGCGCGGGGGACATGAAGGCCGGGCTGGCCGTGGCCCTCACCATTGCCTCGCTGCTTCGCGGGATGGATGTGCCGCTCCGGGGGACGCTGACCCTCGCCTTCGCCTCGGACGAGGAGACGGGCGGGGTGTGGGGGACGCAATGGCTGCTCGCCAATGTCCCGGCCGTCCATGGCGTCGCCTGCCTCATCGGCGAATCGTCGGGCACCTGGTCGGCGGGCATAGGCGAGAAGGGGGTGCTCTGGCTCCGCCTGCGCGCGTCAGGGATCTCGGGCCATGCCGCGTATCGCCAGGGCACGAGCGCCATCGTCAGTCTGCGCGCGGCCCTCCGCGCTCTCGATCGCCTTCACGGCCGGCGCGGAAAGCCTCATGCCTCGATCGCTCAGGTGATGAGCCGTCAACGGCAGGCGGCGGAGCGTCGATGGGGTCCGGGGACGGGACGTCTCGCGAGCCGGCTCGCCGTCAGCGTGGGGACCTTGGAGGGCGGCGGGCAGGTGAATCTGATTCCGGAGTCCGCCATGGCCGAAGTGGATCTTCGCGTGCCGCCGGGACTGACCACGGCTCGCGTGGAGAAGGAAGCCCGACGGCTGATCAGGCAGGCGGCCCGCGGCGGCGTGGAGGTCGAGGTGTTCCATCACTGCGAGCCGTACGTCACCCCGCCGGATTCGCGGCTCGTCACGCTCGTGCGGGACAATGCGCGGCAGGAGAATGGTCGCCAGGTCCTGCCCGTGGTGCGCCTGGGCTATACCGACGGCCGCTTCTTTCGACGCGCGGGGATCCCCACCGTGGTCTACGGCCCCGCCGTCCACAACATGGGCGGCCCCGACGAGTCCATCGAGACGGCGGAGCTGCTGGAAGTCGCCCTCGTCCACGCGGGCGCCGTCCTCGACATGCTGGTGCCCGGAGGTCGGCGATGAGCGCGGAGTGGCGCGTGGCCGACATCAGCGTTCCCGCGGGTAAGATGATCCGTCACGGCCTCGAGCTGGTCGAGCTGCCCGACGGCACCCGGGTCAATCTGCCCCTGGCCCTGCTCAATGGCGCCCGGCCGGGCCGCACGTTCTATGTCGGCGCGGCGATTCACGGCGACGAGGCCAATGGCGTGGCCATCGTCAGCCGGCTCTTGACCTTGCTCGATCCCGCCGCGGTGGCGGGCCGGCTCATCTGCGTCCCCGTCCAGAACCCGCTCGCCTTCCAGGTCGACCACCGCGTGCCCGTCGGGCTCTATCTCAAGACGCCGCTCGACCAGGCGCCTATCGACCCGTGGACCACCTTCCCGGGCGATCCCGCGGGCAACGTCACCGAGCGGCTCTCGCATCGCCTCTTCTCGCTTATCCAGGGATGCGACGCCGCGGTGGACATCCACACGCCCACCCGCGGCGGGCGCTATGTCCCCATCACCATCCTGCCGCATCCATCCCTGCCGGCCTATGGCCAGGCGGAGGCGCTCGGGCGCGCCTTCGGCTCGGGCTATATCATGGCGGCCGACCAGGGCATGTACGTGCGCGACGGCATCCTCTGCGTCGAGGCCACGCGGGCCGGCGTGCCGTGCTTCACCTTCGAGATCGGCGAGGGCGGCCGTGTCGAGGAGGAGGCGACGGAGACGGGCCTGCGCTGCGTGCTGAATGTCATGCGGCACCTCGGCATGCTGCCCGGCGCTCTCGAGCCGCCGCCGACCAGTATCCGGATGCGCGCCTTCCTGGGGTTCCGCGCCAACCGGGCCGGCCTGCTGATCACGGACGTGAAGCTGGGCGACAGGGTCAAAACCGGCGCAACTCTCGCGCGCATCCACAGCATCTACGGCGATCTGCTCGAGACGATCACGGCCCCCCGAGCCGGCATCTTCGTCCGCTCCACGACCTTCTCCGCCGTCGTGAGCGGCGAGCGCGTGGCCACTCTTGGGCTCGAGTAGATCGCCGGGAAGGTCGCAGGATGGTACCTTGTGCGTCTCACGATGCAGTCCACCCAGGAGGACTCTATGGCACTGAGGGAGAAGCTCGACAGTATCCGGGAGATGGCCAAGACACGGATCCCCCCCGAGGCTCGGGCGACCATGGAGCGGAGCATCGAGCAGCTTCGCGCGTCCGGGATCATGACTCGCGTGGCCAAGGTCGGCCAACCGGCCCCGGACTTCACCCTTCCCAACGCGGCCGGCCAGGAGGTGAGCCTGAAGGCGTTGCCGGCGCGAGGGCCGGTCGTCCTGTCGTTCTACCGTGGCCGCTGGTGACCATACTGCAACGCAGAGCTGGAGGCTCTGCAGCAGGCCCTGCCCGAGATCACGGCTGCTGGGGCTACCCTGGTGGTCATCTCGCCCCAGGTCGCGCGCACGCCGCGTGAGACCGAAGAGCCGAAGCCGTTCTCGTTCGAGATGCTCCGTGACTTCGGCAACCGGGTGGCGGAGGCGTACGGCCTCGCCTTCACGCTTCCCGACGATCTCCAGGCCATCTATCAGAAGTTCGGCATCGACTTGCCCCGGGGCAACGGGGATGGCACCTGGCGCCTGCCTATCCCGGCCCGCTTCGTGATCGACCGCGAGGGCATCATTCGCGCGGCGGACGCCGATCCCGACTACACGCGCCGGCCGGAGCCTTCGCAGACGGTGGAGGCGCTCAAGACACTGCGAGCCTGATGGCGGTCGCGCTCAATCCGGCCTTGAACAGCTCACGCGAGGAGCGATCATGACGACCGTGCCCGAAGGACTCGACCCCCAGATCCAGACGCGTGAGATCGTCTTCGATGCCGACGTCAGCATGGTGACGCCGTTTCTCAAGATGGCCACGGTGAGTCGTGGGGGCACCGGCCATATGACCTTCGCCTGCGACGAAGGGCCGAGCCTCGGGGGCCTCGGCTCGGCCCCCACGCCGCTCATGTACTTCAGCGCCGCCCTCGCCTTCTGACTCATGACCCAGGTGTCCCGGTACGGGCACATGCTCAAGGTCACGGTGAACGGGATGCGGATGCGCGTGACCGCGCGTTACGGGGTGGAGGGCTCCGTGCTCAACGACACGATCCAGGGCCGGATGCTGGGCGCCGAGACCACCCTGGAGATCGACTCCCCAGACCCGCCCGCGCAGGTGGCCCGAGTCGTTCGCAACGCGGAGCGCGGCTGCTTCGTCATGCAGGCGCTCTTGCAGCCGGTTCCCATCACCGGGCGCACCCTGCTGAACGGCGCTCCGCTGGCCGGGTAAGAGTCGGCGAGCGTACTCGAAGCCCGGGGGGCGGCGGGATGGGCCACGTCAGGCCCTCCGCCACATGCTCCACGCGAGCGGGATCCCGCCGACGCCGATCAGCAGACCATCGATGATGCGCACGGGTTTCGGCAAGAGGGGCAGCCACAGAGCGAGGCCGATGGCGAAGACGAAGCCGGCCCAGACGGGAAGCTGCCGGCTGCGTCGTATGGCGAAGGCGAAGTTGAAGGCGCCCACCGCGAGGAATACCAGGCCGAAGAGGAGCACAATCGTCATCGGTCCGCGATAGGTCAGGGAGATCACCGGCGCCAGCCCCGTGGCCCCGTCCAGGTGAAGCTTGCCGATGACCGGCATGGTGAACGCCTCCACGCCAAGGGCCGGCAGGATGAGGGCGACTCCCATCATGCCCCACAGGAGGCCGCGGAAGGCGCGCGGCTCGGTCTCCGTGCCGACAAGGAGCGCGTAGAGCGCGAGCATGCCGCCGAGCAAGAGGACGAAGCCGAGCGTCGCGAGGTAATGAGAAAGCACCCAGGCCACGGAGGCGAAGGCCGGGCTCGCCTCCGCCATCGTCTCCTCGGGGGCGAAGATGTTCATCCGGAAAAAGGGCCGGGCGAGCGGGAAGACCATCAACAGGAGCGCGGACAGGCCAAGGCCGAGGGCCCCGAGACGGATCCGGTCGTGGTGCGCGGTCTGCATGGCCAACCTCCCTGGGTGATTGGTGGACATCACGGGCACGGCGGGAAGATGACGGGAGGGCGTGAAGCGGGTGTGTAG encodes:
- a CDS encoding 4-hydroxyphenylacetate 3-hydroxylase N-terminal domain-containing protein; this translates as MVRTGAEYIASLRDDRTVYMHGERVPDVTEHPALLGAIRSIAGLYDLAAASENRDVMTFPSPATGQPVNMSFLMPRTPEDLAARRRAHRLWADATFGLMGRSPDHVAGFMTGFALCPDLFARDAQRFGDHVVRQHAYLRDHDLYAAYVIIPPHIDRSKPAHQQEDPHLYAGVVEERGDGIVITGAQTLGTGAAISNEIFVSSIVPLGPGDENYALSLTVPTASPGLRMIVRRPYAETAPSVYDYPLSSRFDETDALVVFDRVFVPWERVFVYKNTALTRAQFYETPAHVLGNHQAQIRFASKAQFLAGLALRIAESIGVDKTPQTQTMLGELASYCAMSAGLVLASEAECVRDPRGFVSPSPTYLYANNWLQATYYQTMLTYLRELAGSGLLQVPASYKDYLNPEIAGDLERYVRSPGLKSVERTKLYKLAWDLVGSEFAGRHQQYELFYAGARGQTTSIRAYRAFDFGAARAMVERCLAGYDLPAAPPGD
- a CDS encoding M20/M25/M40 family metallo-hydrolase; the encoded protein is MIKDRLLDELKARQADLYALCSRLVQIPSENPPGDTTKLAAFIRDYLVSRGIEPEWHEPMAGRPNLVASLGSGGPRVVLAGHLDEFPAGQGWTRPPFSGAVEDGRIWGRGAGDMKAGLAVALTIASLLRGMDVPLRGTLTLAFASDEETGGVWGTQWLLANVPAVHGVACLIGESSGTWSAGIGEKGVLWLRLRASGISGHAAYRQGTSAIVSLRAALRALDRLHGRRGKPHASIAQVMSRQRQAAERRWGPGTGRLASRLAVSVGTLEGGGQVNLIPESAMAEVDLRVPPGLTTARVEKEARRLIRQAARGGVEVEVFHHCEPYVTPPDSRLVTLVRDNARQENGRQVLPVVRLGYTDGRFFRRAGIPTVVYGPAVHNMGGPDESIETAELLEVALVHAGAVLDMLVPGGRR
- a CDS encoding succinylglutamate desuccinylase/aspartoacylase family protein, with amino-acid sequence MSAEWRVADISVPAGKMIRHGLELVELPDGTRVNLPLALLNGARPGRTFYVGAAIHGDEANGVAIVSRLLTLLDPAAVAGRLICVPVQNPLAFQVDHRVPVGLYLKTPLDQAPIDPWTTFPGDPAGNVTERLSHRLFSLIQGCDAAVDIHTPTRGGRYVPITILPHPSLPAYGQAEALGRAFGSGYIMAADQGMYVRDGILCVEATRAGVPCFTFEIGEGGRVEEEATETGLRCVLNVMRHLGMLPGALEPPPTSIRMRAFLGFRANRAGLLITDVKLGDRVKTGATLARIHSIYGDLLETITAPRAGIFVRSTTFSAVVSGERVATLGLE
- a CDS encoding peroxiredoxin-like family protein: MTRVAKVGQPAPDFTLPNAAGQEVSLKALPARGPVVLSFYRGRWUPYCNAELEALQQALPEITAAGATLVVISPQVARTPRETEEPKPFSFEMLRDFGNRVAEAYGLAFTLPDDLQAIYQKFGIDLPRGNGDGTWRLPIPARFVIDREGIIRAADADPDYTRRPEPSQTVEALKTLRA
- a CDS encoding OsmC family protein produces the protein MTTVPEGLDPQIQTREIVFDADVSMVTPFLKMATVSRGGTGHMTFACDEGPSLGGLGSAPTPLMYFSAALAFULMTQVSRYGHMLKVTVNGMRMRVTARYGVEGSVLNDTIQGRMLGAETTLEIDSPDPPAQVARVVRNAERGCFVMQALLQPVPITGRTLLNGAPLAG